In one Drosophila pseudoobscura strain MV-25-SWS-2005 chromosome X, UCI_Dpse_MV25, whole genome shotgun sequence genomic region, the following are encoded:
- the LOC6901623 gene encoding uncharacterized protein: protein MTDNGHHQHNNKNNNNNNNEASRLRLPEDQPTAEQQLLHPQQQQRQQQRQQNGSGQAKIVPAKTKKKRRDKSDLGDDFVAPDGGWGWLVAIASGLNILVTFALAQQFGILFRTRMSNLGISNSELTTIINTQIAVSAFTGLLNGPLFRRYTYRVVALVGSVLTFLGLFWMVFADTFTVYLLSFSIIYGFGRGLTVSASSLAVNTYFKVKRRTATAYQFGVAGLGPIVCPYFATYMLQVFGVQGTTLLFAGASLHTIACSLIYQPVKWHVVKRDKDAEALQQPQGLAEREDQDEDIIKHVVEPETPVLPRANDGWYGSRASLNSSGTRNRLNTWEKSEHSGHVELKRLNSRGEGKDLPSRQQRSISVSHSIKEEEEVAVAVTVAGKRPGYDSESEAEVVSLKLTDRDKQELEDEIERERRKKLPFYMKVVIFFDLDLLRDFTYVNLAVGITLINFVEINFAILTPFILNDLGFQGDQIALAMSTLGFFDLVVRFLIPLITAKINLSNRTFFVVGILGMCLGRVFLSMTSNFYAMVGIFLFLGLNKAFRTVFWSLIIPGYVPLKRLPAAAGLQLLMSGTFSMAFGPLIGLVRDHTSYAFTLNCLNALCVMAIAGWYLEDFIRARTRKSPPVKSVN from the exons ATGACTGATAATGGGCATCAtcagcacaacaacaaaaacaataacaacaacaacaatgaggCATCCAGACTACGATTGCCCGAGGACCAGCCGACAGCAGAGCAACAGCTGCTCcacccgcagcagcagcagcggcagcagcagcggcaacagaaTGGTTCTGGCCAGGCCAAGATAGtgccagcaaaaacaaaaaagaagcgTCGCGACAAGAGCGATCTGGGCGATGATTTTGTGGCGCCCGAtggcggctggggctggctggTGGCCATCGCCAGTGGCCTGAATATC CTGGTGACATTCGCCCTGGCCCAGCAGTTCGGCATCCTGTTCCGCACTCGTATGAGCAATCTGGGGATCAGCAACTCGGAGCTAACCACCATCATCAATACACAGATTGCTGTCTCTGCATTTACGG GCCTCTTGAATGGGCCGCTGTTCCGGCGCTACACATACCGCGTGGTGGCCCTGGTCGGGTCAGTGCTGACCTTCTTGGGGCTCTTCTGGATGGTGTTCGCCGACACCTTCACCGTCTACCTGCTGAGCTTCTCGATCATCTATGGGTTCGGGCGTGGCCTGACGGTGTCCGCCTCCTCGCTGGCGGTGAACACGTACTTCAAGGTGAAGCGCCGCACGGCCACCGCGTACCAGTTCGGGGTGGCAGGCCTGGGGCCCATCGTGTGCCCCTACTTTGCCACCTACATGCTGCAGGTGTTCGGGGTGCAGGGCACGACGCTGCTGTTCGCCGGCGCCTCGCTGCACACGATCGCCTGTTCGCTGATCTATCAGCCGGTGAAGTGGCATGTGGTGAAGCGGGACAAGGATGCCGAggcgctgcagcagccgcagggGCTGGCCGAGCGGGAGGACCAGGATGAGGACATCATCAAGCATGTGGTGGAGCCGGAGACACCTGTCCTGCCGCGGGCCAACGATGGCTGGTATGGGTCCAGGGCCTCGCTGAACAGCAGCGGCACCCGGAACCGCCTCAACACCTGGGAGAAGTCCGAGCACAGCGGTCACGTGGAGCTGAAGCGTCTGAATAGCCGGGGCGAAGGCAAGGACCTGCCCTCCCGCCAGCAGCGCAGCATCTCCGTGAGCCACAGCatcaaggaggaggaggaggtggcggtggcggtgacGGTGGCGGGGAAGAGGCCAGGCTACGACTCGGAATCCGAGGCGGAAGTGGTCTCCCTCAAGCTGACAGACAGGGAcaagcaggagctggaggacgAGATAGAGCGTGAGCGGCGCAAGAAGCTGCCCTTCTACATGAAGGTGGTCATATTCTTCGACCTGGATCTGCTGCGGGACTTCACCTACGTGAACCTGGCCGTGGGCATCACGCTGATCAACTTTGTGGAGATCAACTTTGCCATCCTCACGCCATTCATTCTGAACGATCTGGGCTTCCAGGGCGACCAGATAGCCCTGGCCATGTCCACGCTGGGCTTCTTCGATCTGGTCGTCCGCTTCCTCATTCCACTGATCACCGCCAAGATCAATCTGAGCAATCGAACCTTCTTTGTGGTGGGCATCCTGGGCATGTGCCTGGGCCGGGTGTTCCTGTCGATGACCTCCAACTTCTATGCGATGGTCGGGATCTTTCTGTTTCTTGGCCTCAACAAGGCCTTCCGCACGGTCTTCTGGTCGCTGATCATACCGGGATATGTGCCACTGAAGCGTCTGCCAGCCGCCGCAGGACTTCAGCTGCTGATGTCCGGCACCTTCTCCATGGCCTTCGGCCCACTCATAG GTCTGGTGCGGGACCACACCAGCTATGCCTTTACCCTCAACTGCCTGAATGCCCTCTGTGTGATGGCCATCGCGGGCTGGTATCTGGAGGACTTCATCCGCGCCCGCACCCGCAAATCGCCGCCCGTCAAATCGGTCAACTGA